ACATAGTCTTGGTGGCAGGGCAGCCCGTGGCAGCCAACGCTCGGCTGAATGAGCATTGCGAAATCGAGATCATTTGTCGATGATGGAAGGTGATCGTCAACCCCCTGTCGATCAGGTTAGTCGCAAGAGCGATGCTCATCAGGGCATCAGCGGTTAGACGACCCGCCCGCATGCAGCAAGGACCAGAAAACTGGCGGCAATCGCGAGGCCATCCCTGGTTCCGACGTGACGAACGCCGAGCGCTGCGATCGGGAGCGGACTGTCGTGCACAATGAAGACGCAAGAACACAATCGCTGCGCCTTCAAAATCGATCTACCGAACGGAATGAGCCTAATCGCAATTCGCGCTGAGTGACCGTTGGCCTCCTCAGCGGGGCTTCACGTTGGCGTGCTCGTTGGCGGCGTCCGTGTCAGTGGCTGGCGTCTGGGTGTCGTGTCCGGTGAACGGACTTCCCTGACCGGGCGCCAACGTACCGCTGTGACCGGCACTGTTGGTCGTAAAGGCGTGCGTCGTGGACGCTGCCGTGCTGCCGGACTTCAATCCATGCTGTTCCGCCTGGAAAAGGTGGTCGTCCGCCTGGGCAATGCCGCAGATGGAAAACAGCAAGAACGCCGCTGTAGTCAAGGGATGGATTTTCATCGCAAGAACTCCTTCGTTTTGCGCCCTGGACGACAACACGCTGGCCACCGTCGATATTCGCCGGTTCTTGATCACATCCTCGTGAGCCAACCGCCTGCAGAACAATCACGCCGCTTCGCCCGATCGCGGCAAGTTCGTTTTGCGCGGTCGTCGCTCATAAGATCTACGACCTACAGGCGCGACCATTTCTTGGACTCAAGTCTGAGAGCGGGTCTTGCGATTAATCTGATCCCGCCTAAGTGGCTTGGAAAATGCGGGACAAGGCAAAGGACTTAAGCCCTAGTAGTTCGGCCGCTTCGGGCCGGCGTGCAACGTCCGATGATCTGATCGATTTCATCAAGTTTGCGACAGCGTCTTTCGCGAGGAATCCGCCAGCCCTTAGCCAGCGGATTTGGCCTCGCATAAGGGGCCAGTCTTGCTGGCCCCCTATCTCTTATCAGATATCGCTCGCAGCGCTCGACCAGAGTTCGGCCGCTTCGGCTGCCGTCATCCGCCGCACTTCGGCTTCATGGCTGCGGCTGGCGAAGAGTTCGCTGGCCATGATCTGCTCGGCGAGATCGGCCGGAAGCGAGAGGATGACGCGGGCGTCGCCGGTGTGCAGCCCGCCGAGTTCGCTACGCTTGCCGGTCACCATGCCGCCGGCGACCGTGTTGTTGGTCTCCGGGTCGATCAGGATGAAGGAACCGGACTGCCGGTTCTGCTCGTAGGGGTCGAAGATTGCCGCTTCGTCGAAGGAAAGCCGCACCTTGCCGATCGCGTTCATGTAGAGCCGCTGGGCGGGGTTCCACGTGCCGGTCTTCAATTCGAGCTGGCTTAACGGCTGCACCTGGACGCGCTGGCGGCGGCTGCCGCTCTTCAGCCAGTAGCGCTTGCCGGGCTCGATGCCCTCGGGCTGCAGCGCGACGATCTGCGCGTCAAAGGCAAGGCCGACCTGCGGCTGGGCGTCGATCGAAACGATCATGTCGCCGCGCGCCACGTCGACCTGGCGGTCGAGCACCAGCGTGATCGCGTCGCCGGCGACGGCGGCATTGCGCACCAGATCGAAGGTGACGATCTTGGAGACGTTGGCGACCATGCCCGACGGCAGGATCATGACGCTATCGCCCGGCTTGACCGAGCCGCCGGCAACCGTGCCCTGATAGCCGCGGAAGCTTTCGCCCGGACGCGACACACGCTGCACTGACAGGCGGAAGCCGACCGTCTGAGACGAGCGCACGGTGGCAAGTTCCAGCGTCTCCACCAGCGTCGGGCCGCTGTACCAAGGCATGGCGCCCTGGCCGGAATAGACGACGTTTTCGCCCTTCAGCGCCGACATCGGAATGGCGGTAATCTGCTTGACGCCGAGCGACAGGGCGAATTCGCGGAATTCGTGGCTGACCTTCTCGAAGCCGGCGCGGTCGTAGCCCGTCAGGTCGATCTTGTTGACGGCAAGCACGAACTGCTTGATGCCGAGCAGCGAGGCGATCGTCGCGTGGCGGCGCGTCTGTTCCAGGATGCCGAAGCGCGCGTCGACCAGCAAGATGGCGAGATCGGCGGTCGAAGCGCCGGTCGCCATATTGCGGGTATATTGCTCGTGGCCGGGCGTGTCGGCGACGATGAAGGAGCGCTTGTCGGTCGAGAAATAGCGATAGGCGACATCGATGGTGATGCCCTGTTCGCGCTCGGCCTGCAGCCCGTCGAGCAAGAGCGCGAAGTCGGGCAGGCCGAGATCGTTCTGCTTGCCGGTCGAATCGCGCTGCAGCGTTGCGGCCTGGTCTTCCTTGACGGCCTTGGTGTCCCAGAGCAGGCGGCCGATCAGCGTCGACTTGCCGTCATCGACGCTGCCGCAGGTGATCAGGCGCAGCGGGCGCGAGTCGCGCTGAGCCTTCTGCGGCTCGGCGGCGGGCAGGCTGGCGACGGTTGCGGCCGAGACGGCGGTGTTGGCTGCGGTCATCTCAGAAATATCCTTCACGCTTCTTCTTTTCCATGGAGCCGGACTGGTCGCGGTCGATCGCGCGGCCCTGGCGTTCGGACACCGTTGCGATCTCGAGTTCGGCAATCACCTCTTCCAGCGTGGTCGCCTGCGAGCGGATGGCGCCGGTCAGCGGGAAGTCGCCGAGCGTGCGGAAACGGATCATGCCTTCCTGGCGCACTTCGCCGGGCAAAAGTTCGAGCCGCGGATCCTCGGCCAGGATCATCATGCCGTCGCGTTCCACGAACTTGCGCTTCTTGGCGTAGTAGAGCGGAACGAGCGGAATGTCCTCGGCCTGGATGTAGCGCCAGATATCGACTTCCGTCCA
This DNA window, taken from Rhizobium etli CFN 42, encodes the following:
- the cysN gene encoding sulfate adenylyltransferase subunit CysN — its product is MTAANTAVSAATVASLPAAEPQKAQRDSRPLRLITCGSVDDGKSTLIGRLLWDTKAVKEDQAATLQRDSTGKQNDLGLPDFALLLDGLQAEREQGITIDVAYRYFSTDKRSFIVADTPGHEQYTRNMATGASTADLAILLVDARFGILEQTRRHATIASLLGIKQFVLAVNKIDLTGYDRAGFEKVSHEFREFALSLGVKQITAIPMSALKGENVVYSGQGAMPWYSGPTLVETLELATVRSSQTVGFRLSVQRVSRPGESFRGYQGTVAGGSVKPGDSVMILPSGMVANVSKIVTFDLVRNAAVAGDAITLVLDRQVDVARGDMIVSIDAQPQVGLAFDAQIVALQPEGIEPGKRYWLKSGSRRQRVQVQPLSQLELKTGTWNPAQRLYMNAIGKVRLSFDEAAIFDPYEQNRQSGSFILIDPETNNTVAGGMVTGKRSELGGLHTGDARVILSLPADLAEQIMASELFASRSHEAEVRRMTAAEAAELWSSAASDI